In Myxococcales bacterium, the genomic window CGCAGGTCGCGGCCATCGTCTTGGTCGTCGAATAGACGTTGACGATGGTGTCTTTCTCCCAGGACGTTCCATCTTCGTCGGCATCACCCGCCCATAGATCGACGACGAACTCCCCGTCCCGGGTCACTGCC contains:
- a CDS encoding serine hydrolase produces the protein MVEVHGICEPGFERVREAFISNFEKGLDVGASVAVTRDGEFVVDLWAGDADEDGTSWEKDTIVNVYSTTKTMAATC